Within the Cetobacterium sp. 8H genome, the region CTAATTTTTGTGGAATCTTTGAAACAAAAATTTTACCATTTTCATTTACATTTTCATATAGAGAATATCTTTTTCTATAGTTTAATGCTGTTCTTGGCGAAACTCCACTTATCTCTAGCCATTTTGTATATACGCCATCTTTACTCCCTGTTTTTGCCAAAGTTTCATAAACATCACTCAATACTTTTCCGAGTTCAATAACACATTTTGATTGAATTGAAAATATTTTTATTGTATTCTCTCTTAAAAAATTCATCGTTTTTTTATCAGTATCCAAAGTATCTAAAAGATTAAAATCTATTATATCCTTTAAATTTTCTTGATCTAATGCAGTTATTTGGCTCTCTTTTTCAAGTAATTCTTCATTAGTTTTAATCTTTAAACTATTCTCTTGGACCAATTTATCCTTTAGCCTATTCTTAAATTTATTTGCTATATTACTCACTCAAATCCCCCCAATTATTAGACTGCTTGTTTCTCTTGAAGTTTTTTTATTATTTGACAAAATGTATCTTGAACTTTATTGGCATCTTTATTTGTAAACTCCCAAACAGTTTTCTGATTATGTAACATCTTTTCTATAAAAGATAGGTGTGGAATAGGGTCTGCAAAAACTATATCGGTCCCTTCTACAGAATCCATCAGTTCCTCTAAAAATGAGTTTTGAATCTCTGTTGGTCTAAATCTATTTAAAACTATTGCTAAAATTTTCTCTGCATCTATCTCTTCTAAAACATTAATCATACTCTCTGTTGTAACCTTATCTGCATATCCAGGAATAATTACATAATCTGTATTTTCTAAAAAAACACTATCTATTCTCAAAACAGGTGTACTATCTATCAATATATAATCGTATTCTTTCTTACAAGCATTTAAAAATTCTGGTAAATCATTTAAAAATTTTGCTGAAAATTTATTATCTTCTAATGGTAAAAAATATAAATTTTCTCTTAATCTAAAATACTCTCCATTTTTTTTCGAAACTTGTGCCTTTAATCCTTTTTCAAACTCGCTATTACCTTTCAATAAATATGAGAATATATTATTTTGAGAGTCACTCGTTAAAACTAAAACTCTATTATCAAGTAAAGCTAATCCACTTGCCAATTGAGCTGTAACAAATGTTTTCCCAACTCCACCCTTGTTATTTTTTACGGTTATTATCTTTCCAGAAAAATTCTTCATATTCCCTCCAATCTTTTTTCTATATACTTTTATTTTTATTATATCTATATCTTTAAAAATTTTTATTAATTATTTCTTCTAATATTTTTGAAGTTAATCCTTCGCCTGTTATAAATCCTAAAGCTTCTTTTGCTATTCTCTTTTTTATTTCTATTTTTTCTTCATCAGATATATCATAAGCAATTGCATTTAGTTCTATTCCTAATTCTATTTTTTCTTTAAGTTCTTTAGAATCTTTTATAAATTTCTCTTTAATTTCTTCTATTGAAACTTCTTCTATTAAAACTTTTTCTTTTACAATTTCTTTTTTGGAATTATTTCTGTATCTAACTCTTCCAATATTTTAGGATATTTCTTTAAAAATTTACAGATTAAAGATTTTCTAGCAGCTGCAAATGCTAACTGTTGAATTTTAGTTTCAACTCCACACTCTTCGATATAATCTCTATATGAATAAGATTCAATCCCATCTTGAATCTCTTTATCCAATTTTTCAAATTTATTAAATAAATTTTCATCAAAATTATATGTTTCGTTACTTTTAATTTCTTCAAATATTTGATTTTTAGAAATTTCTAGGGTTTCAACTGTTTCCGTTATATCTTCGGCCCAATTATTTTCTAAAGCTTTTAAAAAATATGCTCTGATTTTTTCTATTTTATTTTTTTTCATGTATACTGCTGTTGATTTTACTTTACCGTAACCATAATGTTGAAGAGCATCATAAATAGTTTTAGGCATTGTTTTTAACTTCTTTGCTTTACTCGGCATTAAATCAAGAATTTCTTGTACATTTGCCTCTGTTACTTCTTCAATTTCACAACTTAAAATATCTTGATTTTCTGAATTCTCCATAAAACTTAAAGATAGATTAGTAGACATTTTTTTAAATTGGTTATAGTCTTCAAAAAATCTTTCCTGTTTTTCTGTTATAGAGTGCTCCGGAAAATATATATCAATCTCTGAATTTTCCCAGCTTGAAGTTTTTATAATTTCAAAACTTTCAATTAGTTTTTTGTCCTTTAACTCATTTAAATTTTTAGTTAATGTTTTTATTGTTTGAGATATATTTTTCTTATCATATTTCAATGGAATTCTCTTTATAAGATATAATACATCTAATTTTAAATACAGATCATTAAATCTAAGTTTTTCAACTAGCATGTAAATAGTTCTAGCTATACTTGTACTTATTTCTAGTAAAGTTGAACTATCATAAACCAGATATCCTTTAGCTATAATGTTTCTATAAAAGTGATCCGAAATCTCTATTTCATAAACTTCTTTTACTCTTTTATCATCAAATTTATTTCTTAAATTTTTATTTTTTTGTTCTTCCAATCTTAAAGTTCTTAAAGATAATATTGTCGTTTCTATTTCTTCAGCTAAAATTGATTTTTTTTCACTCGAATACATTGTATTTTTAAATTTATAGTTTGTTGAAGCCAATCTTGATAAAGCTTTTTTATAACAGATATATAAGCTGTATTTTGAATATTAGCAACTTCTTTTAACTCGGTTGCTGTAACTATAAACTTTTTTGACATTCCTCTATCTTTCATAATCTTCATCAAAGCTATGAATATTTTTTCCTCTGCTTCTCCAGGAATTATATCCCCTTGATATGGAGCAACTGTTATATATGTATCTCGATTGCTGTTAAAAAAATATCTAACAACTTGATTTACTTTTCTTTTTGTATTTTTAGAGAATATTGGGAACTGTATTATATTTATATCCATTCTAATTAACTGCTTATCTACAGATAAGGAGTCGTCTATAAATAAATTTTCATCTACGAATTCTGTTGGTGGATTTTCTAGAAATTCATCTTCTAAAAAATCAACTTTTTTTAATTTCAATTTTTAGCCCTCCTTATCCTTATTACTAAATAATACTTTTATTTTTTCTTAAATTTTACCAAATTTTACTGGAAAAAACAAACTTTTTTCTTATTTTTATTATTTAATCATAAGGAAATTTTAAAGAAATTGATTTTTTTACTAAAATACTATTTAATAATAAGGATTTTTATAACATAGTATTTAGTAATAAGGAAAGTAGTATTTAGTAATAAGGAAAGTAGTATTTAGTAATAAGGAAAGTGTTATTTAGTAATAAGGAAAGTAGTATTTAGTAATAAGGATTGAAAAAAAGTGCTATAACCTTAACAAAATCAAGTGCTAAAAGGGTGTTTTTTACCTATTTTTTTTGTACATAACAATATAAACAATATAAACAATATAAACAACTATAAACAATGTAAAAAAATTAAAAAAAAAGAATTAAAGAATTTTAAAAAAAAATTAAAAATTAATTATCTTAATTTAAATTTTTAGATAGATATCTAAAACTCTCTAAAACATACTTTAAACAGATTTTGTTACAAATACATCTTCCAATCTTAATAAATGATTCAACACACCTTAAAATCGATTATACAGACCTTAAAATGCATCTAAAGACTTAGTAAATAAAAATAAATGTATTTATAGAAAATAACTTGAAAATAACTTGAAAATAAAAGTAAAAAGTAATATAATTCACTAAAAAAGTATATTATCCTTAGGAGGATTTATGAAACAAATTGGAATTTTCTACAGTAGCTCTAGAGGAAAGAGTGAATTTACAGCACAAATGATAAAAGATTTATTAAAAGAGAAATGTGAATTATTTAAAATAATAAATAATGTTGATAAAATAAATAATGTTGATAAACTTATTTTTATAATCCCTACATATGGAGCAGGAATACCACAAGAGGATTGGATTAAAAGTTTAGAAAAAATATCTCAAATAAATTTTACAAATAAAACAATTGGATTTATAGGAAGAGGAAATCAAGGATTCTTTGCAGCTACATTCATAGATGGAATCAAACCAATTTACGATATTGTTATTGAAAAAGGTGCAAAGGTAATTGGTTTCACAAGTACTGAAGGATATACATTTGTAAAAAGCAAAGCTGTTATAGATAATAAGTTTATAGGTTTAGCTTTAGATGAACTCTTTATGTACCAAGAGACAAAAGAAAAATTAGAAAAGTGGTTAGAGAAAATCATCGATATAAATTAAACATTTAAAAAAGGAAAAATAGATGTAGCTTAGAAAAGCATATAAAGTTTTTGATTAACAGGAGGTTTCTAAATGAAAATAACAATTATTTTAGATTTTGTATGCCCATATTGTTTTGTAGGTGAAAAGATTTTGGAAAAAGCTCTAAAAGAAAAAAACATAAAACCTGAATATAGATTTTTACCTTATGAACTTTCACCCGAGCCTAATCCGCAACCAGTTGTGAATGAAAGTGCTAGAGAATATTTTAAAAAAAATATTGAAAATTGGGCAAAAGAAGAGGGAATAAAAATTAATTTCCCAACTATCAGTCCTAAACCAAGAACAGCACTAGCTTTTGAAGGATTATATACAGCTGAAAAATATGATAAAGGAATAGATTATATAAGAGCTGTTCTAGAAGCATATTGGATTCATAATAAAGATATTGGAGATTTAAATGTCCTAGTGGAAATCGCTGATAATTTAAGAATTCCTAAATTTGAATTTGAAGATTCTCTATTGACTTCTAAATACAGTGAAGCGCATAGAAAATTAAATACAGAAGTATCTGAGTATGATTTTGATGTTGTCCCAACATTTTATATAAATGATGAGAAATTAGATAGTTTTCCAAGAAAAGTTGAAGAGTGGATTCAGAAAATGTAATGATGTTAGAACGATTTATCTTGCCTCTTAGTTAGGTTGAGATAAATCGTTTTTTTTTCTATATTTTTTTTCTATATGGTGATATCATGTAAAAGTAAATTAATTATATGAAGAGGTGTCTATGAAAAAGAAAAAATATTTTTATTTACTGATAATTTTAATTTTTTTAAGTAGCTGTAGTAGTAATCAGCAAATAAATGAACCAGTTTTACCATCTATTCAAAAATTTGAAAACCAAAATATTGAGAAAAAACAAGAGATTGAACAAAATCAAAAAATTGATAAAAAAGAGGTTAATGTTGTAAATAATTTTATAAAATCTGACATAGTGAAACATAGTAATTTAAGTTTTTATGCAATAGATTTAGATAGTGGAGATGTTATTGGAAATTACCGAGAAGAAACTTCACTTGTTCCGGCATCTGTTATGAAAGTTGTAACTTCAGCAACAGCTTTAGAGGTTTTAGGGCCAGATGCAACCTTAGAAACAAAATTGATTGCAGATGGCAATATAAAAAACAAAATGTTAACAGGAAATTTGTATATTCAAGGTGGAGGGGACCCTACACTTGGATCAGATAGAGTTTCTATTGATAGAGAGGCGTTTTTAAAAGAATGGGTAAGTAGTTTAAAAAAAGCTGGAATAAATACAGTTTCAGGAGATATTATCGTTCTTGATGACCTGTTTGGATATGAAGGGGTATCTGGAAATTGGCTTTGGGAAGACATGGGAACAGGATATGCTCCAGGAACATATGGAGTTAGTATATTTGATAATATTTATACGTTATATCTAACTTCTGGAGCCCCTGGGACTACTCCAAAAATAACAAAAATTAGTCCTAATATACAAGGGCTATCTTTAGATAATCAAAGTAAAGCATCACTCAAGAATAAAAAAGATATATATGTTAGAGGGATTCCTTTAGATAAAAAAAGAAGAATTTTTGGAGAGGTTCCAAGTAATAAAGCTGGAATTGCATTGAAAAGTGATATTCCAGACCCAGGACTTTTTCTTGGACAATACTTTTATGATTATTTAAAAAAGAATGGAATCACAGTTAAAGGGAGAGTAACAACAGCAAGGTTAACCTCAAGAAGACCAAAAAATCCGACGGTAATAGCTGTAACTAAATCGGTACCCATGTCTGAAATTGTGAAAATACTTCTTACAAGAAGTGATAATCACTACACAGAAAGTTTATATCAAATCCTAGAAAAATCCCAAAATATAAATATATCTGAGTTTTGGAAAGAAAGAGGAATAGATGTGGAGCCATTAATTATGAGAGATGGAAGTGGACTTTCTCGTAGCGACGTAGTTTCAACCAAATTATTAGTAGATATTTTAAATTATATGAATAAAAATTTTGATAGAGAATCACAGGTCAAGTTTGAAGAATTATTTCCAGTTGCAGGTGTTAATGGAACTGTTGCTGGAT harbors:
- a CDS encoding ParA family protein encodes the protein MKNFSGKIITVKNNKGGVGKTFVTAQLASGLALLDNRVLVLTSDSQNNIFSYLLKGNSEFEKGLKAQVSKKNGEYFRLRENLYFLPLEDNKFSAKFLNDLPEFLNACKKEYDYILIDSTPVLRIDSVFLENTDYVIIPGYADKVTTESMINVLEEIDAEKILAIVLNRFRPTEIQNSFLEELMDSVEGTDIVFADPIPHLSFIEKMLHNQKTVWEFTNKDANKVQDTFCQIIKKLQEKQAV
- a CDS encoding flavodoxin, encoding MKQIGIFYSSSRGKSEFTAQMIKDLLKEKCELFKIINNVDKINNVDKLIFIIPTYGAGIPQEDWIKSLEKISQINFTNKTIGFIGRGNQGFFAATFIDGIKPIYDIVIEKGAKVIGFTSTEGYTFVKSKAVIDNKFIGLALDELFMYQETKEKLEKWLEKIIDIN
- a CDS encoding DsbA family protein — its product is MKITIILDFVCPYCFVGEKILEKALKEKNIKPEYRFLPYELSPEPNPQPVVNESAREYFKKNIENWAKEEGIKINFPTISPKPRTALAFEGLYTAEKYDKGIDYIRAVLEAYWIHNKDIGDLNVLVEIADNLRIPKFEFEDSLLTSKYSEAHRKLNTEVSEYDFDVVPTFYINDEKLDSFPRKVEEWIQKM
- the dacB gene encoding D-alanyl-D-alanine carboxypeptidase/D-alanyl-D-alanine-endopeptidase, producing the protein MKKKKYFYLLIILIFLSSCSSNQQINEPVLPSIQKFENQNIEKKQEIEQNQKIDKKEVNVVNNFIKSDIVKHSNLSFYAIDLDSGDVIGNYREETSLVPASVMKVVTSATALEVLGPDATLETKLIADGNIKNKMLTGNLYIQGGGDPTLGSDRVSIDREAFLKEWVSSLKKAGINTVSGDIIVLDDLFGYEGVSGNWLWEDMGTGYAPGTYGVSIFDNIYTLYLTSGAPGTTPKITKISPNIQGLSLDNQSKASLKNKKDIYVRGIPLDKKRRIFGEVPSNKAGIALKSDIPDPGLFLGQYFYDYLKKNGITVKGRVTTARLTSRRPKNPTVIAVTKSVPMSEIVKILLTRSDNHYTESLYQILEKSQNINISEFWKERGIDVEPLIMRDGSGLSRSDVVSTKLLVDILNYMNKNFDRESQVKFEELFPVAGVNGTVAGFLKNTPLEGKARVKSGSMSGIQSYTGYVENNGKKYAFAVIVNHWSGNRSELKAELEKLLNNLFK